Proteins encoded by one window of Streptomyces sp. NBC_01571:
- a CDS encoding NTP transferase domain-containing protein, whose product MTAYEPPGAPGPTAPYDAVVLAGGAARRLGGADKPGVRVGGRPLLDRVLAACAAATTTVVVAEPRTTVRPVRWAHEEPPGGGPLAALDAGLRRTSAEDVVVLSADLPFLDEGTVRRLLDALRGSHAPRGPGRPDGVLLSDPDGRDQPLVAAYRAGALRRELAALDSAHGGLTGLPLRRLTAALDLTRISDPVASFDCDTWDDIAAARARIREHGHVLDEWISAVKDELGIDLDVDTGVLLDLARDAAHGVARPAAPLTTFLVGYAAARAGGGPEAVAEAARKAAALALRWADEDTPGDTPGAEPGAGSGATPGSHTPTGSGTGPGSDAAPDA is encoded by the coding sequence ATGACCGCGTACGAGCCACCGGGCGCCCCCGGCCCCACCGCCCCGTACGACGCCGTCGTGCTCGCCGGCGGTGCCGCCCGGCGGCTGGGCGGCGCGGACAAACCCGGTGTGCGGGTGGGCGGGCGCCCCCTGCTCGACCGGGTCCTCGCCGCCTGTGCGGCGGCCACCACCACGGTGGTCGTGGCCGAGCCCAGAACCACCGTGCGTCCCGTGCGGTGGGCCCACGAGGAGCCACCCGGCGGGGGGCCGCTGGCCGCCCTCGACGCCGGGCTGCGCCGCACGTCGGCGGAGGACGTCGTGGTGCTCTCCGCCGACCTGCCGTTCCTGGACGAGGGGACGGTACGCCGACTGCTGGACGCGCTCCGGGGGAGCCACGCCCCGCGTGGCCCGGGGCGCCCCGACGGCGTTCTGCTCAGCGACCCCGACGGCCGCGACCAGCCGCTCGTGGCCGCGTACCGGGCGGGGGCGCTGCGCCGGGAACTGGCCGCGCTCGACTCGGCGCACGGCGGACTCACCGGTCTGCCGCTGCGACGGCTCACCGCCGCGCTGGATCTCACCCGCATCTCCGACCCCGTCGCGTCCTTCGACTGCGACACCTGGGACGACATCGCCGCCGCCCGGGCACGTATCAGGGAGCATGGGCACGTGTTGGATGAATGGATTTCCGCAGTCAAGGACGAGCTGGGCATCGACCTGGACGTCGACACCGGCGTTCTGCTCGACCTGGCCCGCGACGCCGCGCACGGAGTGGCGCGGCCGGCGGCACCGCTGACCACGTTCCTCGTGGGATACGCGGCCGCGCGGGCCGGGGGAGGCCCCGAGGCCGTGGCCGAGGCCGCCCGCAAAGCCGCGGCGCTGGCGCTGCGCTGGGCCGACGAGGACACCCCCGGGGACACTCCCGGCGCCGAACCCGGAGCAGGATCCGGCGCCACACCCGGCTCTCACACCCCCACGGGTTCCGGCACCGGACCCGGCTCCGACGCCGCCCCGGACGCCTGA
- a CDS encoding molybdopterin molybdotransferase MoeA, giving the protein MTSPGARVGRDADEFDVEEALALVKDPRRSAGHGDAATGTPVPEAVPPSHAVRTGHGGERKATPWPGARTTAERAARSLPHRAPVSVPLDAALGLVTAAPLTALTDLPSFDTSAMDGWAVAGPGPWDVRDEGVLAGHAKPEPLTDGEAVRIATGARVPRDATAVLRSEHGRIDDKGRLHATLPEGLGSGRAGGTPTVVHGQDIRPRGQECRSGDGLLPTGALVTPAVLGLAAAAGYDTLAVIPRARVEVLVLGDELLTEGLPREGLIRDALGPMLPPWLRALGADVVAVRRLGDDAKALYKAITGSAADVIVTTGGTAAGPVDHVHPTLSRIGATLLVDGVEVRPGHPMLLARTKENQHLVGLPGNPLAAISGLLTLAEPLLRNLAGRVAPEPYTLPVRDGVHGHPYDTRLIPVTLHGDQAVPLRYNGPAMLRGIAAADALAVVPPGGARPGQELELLDLPWALAGVGTCST; this is encoded by the coding sequence ATGACCTCGCCGGGCGCCCGCGTCGGCCGGGACGCCGACGAATTCGACGTGGAGGAGGCCCTGGCCTTGGTCAAGGACCCCCGACGCTCGGCGGGCCACGGCGACGCCGCGACCGGCACACCCGTGCCCGAGGCCGTGCCCCCCTCGCACGCCGTGCGGACCGGGCACGGCGGAGAGCGCAAGGCCACCCCCTGGCCCGGCGCCCGCACCACCGCCGAGCGGGCCGCCCGTTCACTGCCGCACCGTGCTCCCGTCTCCGTCCCGCTGGACGCCGCCCTGGGCCTGGTGACCGCGGCGCCGCTCACCGCGCTCACGGACCTGCCCTCCTTCGACACCTCCGCGATGGACGGCTGGGCGGTCGCCGGTCCCGGCCCCTGGGACGTCCGCGACGAGGGCGTCCTCGCGGGCCACGCGAAGCCGGAGCCCCTCACCGACGGCGAGGCGGTGCGGATCGCCACCGGAGCACGCGTCCCGCGGGACGCCACCGCCGTCCTGCGCAGCGAACACGGACGCATCGACGACAAGGGGCGGCTGCACGCGACCCTCCCCGAAGGCCTCGGCTCCGGGCGGGCCGGCGGAACGCCCACGGTCGTGCACGGACAGGACATCCGGCCGCGCGGCCAGGAATGCCGCAGCGGCGACGGGCTTCTGCCCACCGGCGCCCTGGTCACTCCCGCCGTGCTGGGCCTCGCCGCGGCCGCCGGATACGACACCCTCGCCGTCATCCCCCGCGCACGCGTCGAAGTCCTGGTCCTCGGTGACGAGTTGCTCACCGAGGGACTCCCCCGGGAGGGACTGATCCGGGACGCGCTCGGCCCGATGCTGCCGCCCTGGCTGCGCGCGCTCGGCGCCGACGTCGTTGCCGTACGCAGACTGGGCGACGATGCCAAAGCCCTGTACAAGGCGATCACCGGCTCCGCCGCCGACGTGATCGTCACGACCGGCGGCACCGCCGCGGGTCCCGTCGACCACGTCCACCCGACCCTGAGCCGTATCGGCGCCACTCTCCTCGTGGACGGCGTCGAGGTGCGCCCGGGCCATCCCATGCTGCTGGCCCGCACCAAGGAGAACCAGCATCTCGTCGGCCTGCCCGGCAACCCTCTGGCGGCCATCTCCGGGCTGCTCACACTCGCCGAGCCGCTGCTGCGGAACCTGGCGGGGCGGGTGGCGCCGGAGCCGTACACACTGCCCGTCAGGGACGGGGTGCACGGGCACCCGTACGACACCCGTCTCATCCCCGTCACCTTGCACGGGGACCAGGCGGTTCCGCTGCGCTACAACGGTCCGGCCATGCTGCGCGGCATCGCCGCCGCCGACGCTCTCGCGGTCGTTCCGCCCGGTGGCGCCCGCCCGGGTCAGGAGCTGGAACTCCTTGATCTGCCCTGGGCGTTGGCCGGCGTCGGTACCTGCTCGACATGA
- a CDS encoding TrkA family potassium uptake protein — MSHEKQPLPRPEKFSILRSLWYRSRGEALEDAEAARAITMPAERTLPPLQQVLRRLAMALLVLAVTTLLVWVDRDGYNDNADGTVDFLDAAYYATVTLSTTGYGDITPVSDAARLTNILVITPLRVLFLIILVGTTLEVLTERTRQQVRVHRWRSRMRDHVVVVGYGTKGRHAVESLLGQGTAKDHIVVVDPQRKAVEAAGSDGLVAVLGDATRTDTLRKAELQTAARVIVAPQRDDTAALVTLTARQLNKRATLVVAVREDENVPLLRQSGADTVVTSSSSAGRLLGVSVASPHAADTLEDLMTHGSGLDLVERAVTKDEVGRSPRECSDLVVAVVRRKRVLDHTDPEAAALQFGDRVISIRQSLPRS, encoded by the coding sequence ATGAGCCACGAGAAGCAGCCCCTCCCCAGACCCGAGAAGTTCTCGATCCTCCGGTCCCTCTGGTACCGGTCGCGGGGCGAAGCCCTGGAGGACGCCGAAGCCGCGCGCGCCATCACCATGCCTGCCGAGAGGACACTGCCACCGCTCCAGCAGGTCCTGCGGCGACTGGCCATGGCGCTGTTGGTACTGGCCGTCACGACACTTCTGGTCTGGGTCGACCGTGACGGCTACAACGACAACGCGGACGGCACTGTCGACTTCCTGGACGCCGCGTACTACGCGACCGTCACCCTCTCGACCACCGGATACGGCGACATCACTCCGGTGAGCGACGCCGCCCGGCTCACCAACATCCTCGTCATCACGCCGCTGCGCGTGCTGTTCCTGATCATCCTGGTCGGCACCACGCTCGAGGTCCTCACGGAACGCACCCGCCAACAGGTGCGCGTCCACCGGTGGCGTTCGCGGATGCGGGATCACGTCGTGGTCGTCGGATACGGCACCAAGGGGCGGCACGCCGTCGAGTCGCTGCTGGGCCAGGGCACGGCGAAGGACCACATCGTCGTCGTCGATCCACAGCGCAAGGCGGTCGAGGCCGCCGGCAGCGACGGGCTCGTGGCCGTGCTCGGCGACGCGACCCGCACCGACACCCTTCGCAAGGCCGAGTTGCAGACGGCCGCGCGCGTCATCGTCGCCCCGCAGCGCGACGACACCGCGGCACTGGTCACGCTCACCGCGCGCCAGCTCAACAAGCGGGCCACTCTCGTCGTCGCGGTCCGGGAGGACGAGAACGTCCCCCTGCTCAGACAGAGCGGCGCGGACACCGTGGTCACGAGTTCCAGCTCGGCCGGCCGTCTCCTCGGCGTGTCCGTGGCCAGCCCGCACGCGGCCGACACCCTGGAGGACCTGATGACCCACGGCAGCGGACTCGATCTCGTCGAACGTGCGGTGACCAAGGACGAGGTGGGCCGGTCTCCCCGCGAGTGCTCCGATCTCGTCGTCGCCGTCGTGCGGCGCAAGAGGGTGCTGGACCACACCGACCCGGAGGCCGCGGCCCTTCAGTTCGGCGACCGGGTGATCAGCATCAGGCAGAGCCTTCCGCGCAGTTGA
- a CDS encoding NAD(P)H-quinone oxidoreductase: MYAITIPEPGGPEALVWAEVPDPVPGDGEVLVEVVASAVNRADLMQRQGFYNPPPGASPYPGLECAGRIVEMGPGVSGWAVGDEVCALLAGGGYAEKVVVPAGQLLPVPEGLDLKQAAALPEVACTVWSNVFMISHLRPGETLLLHGGSSGIGTMGIQLAKAVGAKVAVTAGTKEKLDFCAELGADILINYREQDFVEEIERATGGTGADVILDNMGAKYLDRNVQALAVNGRLAIIGLQGGAKGELNIGALLTKRGAVSATSLRARPLGEKAAIVAAVREHVWPLIESGHVRPVVDRELPMSEAAAAHRILEESGHIGKVLLVAP, translated from the coding sequence ATGTACGCGATCACGATTCCTGAACCTGGTGGGCCCGAGGCGCTGGTGTGGGCCGAGGTCCCGGACCCCGTGCCCGGCGACGGCGAAGTCCTTGTCGAGGTGGTGGCGAGCGCGGTCAACCGTGCCGACCTGATGCAGCGGCAGGGCTTCTACAACCCGCCGCCCGGAGCGTCCCCCTACCCCGGTCTCGAATGCGCGGGACGCATCGTCGAGATGGGGCCCGGTGTCTCGGGCTGGGCCGTCGGTGACGAGGTGTGCGCGCTGCTCGCGGGCGGTGGGTACGCCGAGAAGGTCGTCGTCCCGGCCGGACAGCTGCTGCCCGTGCCCGAGGGCCTGGACCTCAAGCAGGCGGCGGCGCTGCCCGAGGTGGCCTGCACCGTCTGGTCGAACGTCTTCATGATCTCCCACCTGCGTCCGGGCGAGACCCTGCTCCTGCACGGCGGCTCCAGCGGCATCGGCACCATGGGGATCCAGCTCGCCAAGGCCGTGGGCGCGAAGGTCGCCGTCACGGCGGGCACCAAGGAGAAACTCGACTTCTGCGCCGAGCTCGGCGCGGACATCCTCATCAACTACCGCGAGCAGGACTTCGTCGAGGAGATCGAGCGGGCCACGGGCGGTACGGGTGCCGACGTCATCCTCGACAACATGGGCGCCAAGTACCTCGACCGCAACGTGCAGGCCCTCGCCGTCAACGGACGGCTCGCGATCATCGGCCTGCAGGGCGGTGCCAAGGGCGAGCTGAACATCGGCGCGCTCCTCACCAAGCGGGGCGCCGTCAGCGCGACCTCGCTGCGTGCCCGCCCGCTCGGCGAGAAGGCGGCGATCGTCGCGGCCGTACGCGAGCACGTGTGGCCGCTGATCGAGTCCGGTCACGTGCGCCCGGTGGTCGACCGTGAGCTGCCGATGAGCGAGGCCGCGGCGGCGCACCGGATCCTGGAGGAGAGCGGTCACATCGGCAAGGTGCTGCTCGTCGCTCCCTGA
- a CDS encoding bacterial proteasome activator family protein has product MEMPRNERSPEDPQILVVGQDGMALGGTGDEDSREVPVTEMVEQPAKVMRIGSMIKQLLEEVRAAPLDEASRVRLKEIHASSVKELEDGLAPELVEELERLSLPFTHDATPSDAELRIAQAQLVGWLEGLFHGIQTTLFAQQMAARAQLEQMRRALPPGVGGLDGDEDPRTGGRSGGPYL; this is encoded by the coding sequence ATGGAGATGCCGAGGAACGAAAGGTCGCCGGAGGACCCCCAGATCCTGGTCGTGGGCCAGGACGGAATGGCTCTCGGTGGCACCGGTGACGAGGACTCCCGCGAGGTCCCGGTGACAGAGATGGTCGAACAGCCAGCCAAGGTCATGCGCATCGGGAGCATGATCAAGCAACTTCTCGAAGAGGTGCGCGCCGCGCCCCTGGACGAGGCGAGCCGGGTCCGGCTCAAGGAGATCCACGCCAGCTCCGTGAAGGAGCTGGAGGACGGCCTGGCACCCGAACTGGTCGAGGAGCTGGAGCGGCTCTCGCTGCCCTTCACCCACGACGCGACTCCCAGCGACGCCGAGCTGCGGATCGCGCAGGCGCAGCTGGTGGGCTGGCTCGAGGGTCTCTTCCACGGAATCCAGACGACCCTGTTCGCGCAGCAGATGGCGGCCAGGGCACAGCTGGAGCAGATGCGCCGCGCCCTTCCGCCGGGCGTCGGCGGCTTGGACGGCGACGAGGATCCGCGCACGGGCGGCCGCTCGGGCGGCCCTTACCTGTAG
- a CDS encoding protein kinase has translation MSQDGAQGRYAGRAVAGGRYQLRDLLGEGGMASVHLAYDSVLDRQVAIKTLHTELGREQAFRERFRREAQSVAKLTHTNIVSVFDTGEDNLDGMTTPYIVMEYIEGKPLGSVLDADIRQYGAMPADKALKITADVLAALEISHEMGLVHRDIKPGNVMMTKRNVVKVMDFGIARAMQSGVTSMTQTGMVVGTPQYLSPEQALGRGVDARSDLYSVGIMLFQLVTGRLPFEADSPLAIAYAHVQEEPVAPSSVNRSLPPAVDALIARALKKNPNERFPSAEAMRDECLRVAQSLHAAPPSIVPGARTSSGAGVGSAVFPPVDQSMPTPGPVQTPYQPGPYGAPTPPPAASPAYGYPQQGGYQPAPQTTPYGPQHGVPTPPPYNLAPQHVTSASGGPGGRRSNKGVVIGSIVVAIVAIGGLITALSMNGGGSDDKGGGGGASTSPSVVAGHRGPETSKTIDTEKCTDPQESYDDPDKIQVPDFTYRYIKSVKSCFQAAGWQMNETPVDENTYGEGTVMEQFPTAGTDVDPKDMPEIELKVSTGDPS, from the coding sequence ATGAGCCAGGACGGCGCACAGGGCCGGTACGCGGGGCGCGCGGTCGCCGGCGGCCGCTACCAGCTGCGCGATCTGCTCGGCGAGGGCGGCATGGCTTCGGTGCATCTCGCGTACGACTCGGTGCTCGACCGCCAGGTGGCGATCAAGACACTGCACACGGAGCTCGGCCGTGAGCAGGCCTTCCGCGAGCGTTTCCGCCGCGAGGCCCAGTCGGTGGCCAAGCTCACGCACACGAACATCGTCTCGGTCTTCGACACCGGCGAGGACAACCTCGACGGCATGACGACGCCGTACATCGTCATGGAGTACATCGAGGGCAAGCCGCTCGGCTCGGTCCTCGACGCGGACATCCGGCAGTACGGCGCCATGCCCGCCGACAAGGCCCTGAAGATCACCGCGGACGTGCTGGCCGCCCTGGAGATCAGCCACGAGATGGGTCTGGTCCACCGGGACATCAAGCCGGGCAACGTGATGATGACGAAGCGCAACGTCGTCAAGGTGATGGACTTCGGCATCGCCCGCGCCATGCAGTCCGGGGTCACCTCGATGACCCAGACCGGCATGGTCGTCGGCACCCCGCAGTACCTCTCTCCCGAGCAGGCGCTCGGCAGGGGCGTGGACGCCCGGTCGGACCTGTACTCGGTCGGCATCATGCTGTTCCAACTGGTCACCGGACGGCTGCCGTTCGAGGCGGACTCGCCGCTGGCCATCGCGTACGCGCACGTCCAGGAGGAGCCGGTCGCGCCCTCCTCGGTCAACCGCTCGCTGCCGCCGGCCGTGGACGCGCTGATCGCCCGTGCGCTGAAGAAGAACCCGAACGAGCGCTTCCCGAGCGCCGAGGCGATGCGCGACGAGTGCCTGCGCGTGGCCCAGTCGCTCCATGCCGCCCCGCCGAGCATCGTGCCGGGTGCCAGGACGTCGAGCGGCGCGGGCGTGGGCTCCGCCGTCTTCCCGCCGGTCGACCAGTCGATGCCGACGCCGGGTCCCGTGCAGACGCCGTACCAGCCGGGCCCCTACGGCGCGCCGACCCCGCCGCCCGCGGCCTCCCCGGCGTACGGCTATCCCCAGCAGGGGGGCTATCAGCCGGCCCCGCAGACCACGCCGTACGGCCCGCAGCACGGTGTGCCGACCCCGCCGCCGTACAACCTCGCGCCCCAGCACGTGACGTCCGCCTCGGGCGGTCCGGGGGGCCGCAGGAGCAACAAGGGGGTCGTCATCGGATCGATCGTCGTCGCGATCGTCGCGATCGGCGGTCTGATCACCGCCCTCTCGATGAACGGCGGCGGCAGTGACGACAAGGGCGGTGGCGGCGGTGCGAGCACGTCGCCGTCCGTGGTGGCGGGCCACCGGGGTCCGGAGACGTCGAAGACGATCGACACGGAGAAGTGCACGGATCCGCAGGAGTCGTACGACGACCCGGACAAGATCCAGGTTCCCGACTTCACCTACCGGTACATCAAGTCGGTCAAGTCCTGTTTCCAGGCCGCGGGCTGGCAGATGAACGAAACCCCCGTCGACGAGAACACGTACGGCGAGGGCACGGTCATGGAGCAGTTCCCCACCGCCGGAACGGACGTCGACCCGAAGGACATGCCGGAGATCGAGCTGAAGGTCTCGACCGGCGACCCGTCCTGA
- a CDS encoding protein kinase, whose translation MAQQQRAQGPSDPEATGGGMSDAPEMWGNGGLVGDGRYRLTHRLGRGGMAEVFAAEDVRLGRTVAVKLLRSDLAEDPVSKARFTREAQSVAGLNHHAVVAVYDSGEDVVGHGVVPYIVMELVEGRTIRDLLINAEAPGPEQALIIVSGVLEALAYSHQHGIVHRDIKPANVIITQTGAVKVMDFGIARALHGAQSTMTQTGMVMGTPQYLSPEQALGKAVDHRSDLYATGCLLYELLALRPPFTGETPLSVVYQHVQDIPVPPSEVAAAAPPELDGLVMRSLAKEPDDRFQTAEEMRGLVQYGLQMLYDQGGHTGTWNTGPVTVHEGLNAPAAGFAGTTALPHPGDSGTTQIPAPIIPPYGGGDDGGFEGHGNGGGGRGKLWILAVLAVIAIAAGVALALNNTGGGGGSGGTGTTQSPTVTRSDKGDEPSESPSDDSTDTSTDSSTDNGTGSDSGSDYTPSDTPSESYSSRPSDEPSDEPSDTPTKSTPSEPSNEPSSDAPASPDPTGDGGGDTQGNTANP comes from the coding sequence ATGGCACAGCAGCAGCGCGCTCAGGGCCCGTCCGACCCCGAGGCGACTGGCGGCGGTATGTCAGATGCGCCGGAGATGTGGGGTAACGGCGGACTTGTGGGGGATGGCCGGTATCGGCTGACCCACAGACTAGGCCGGGGCGGCATGGCCGAGGTGTTCGCGGCCGAGGACGTGCGCCTCGGGCGCACCGTCGCGGTCAAACTGCTCCGCTCGGATCTGGCCGAGGACCCGGTCTCGAAGGCCCGCTTCACGCGCGAGGCCCAGTCGGTGGCCGGACTCAACCACCACGCCGTGGTCGCCGTGTACGACTCCGGCGAGGACGTGGTCGGGCACGGGGTCGTCCCGTACATCGTGATGGAGTTGGTCGAGGGCCGCACCATCCGTGACCTGCTCATCAACGCCGAGGCCCCGGGGCCCGAGCAGGCGCTGATCATCGTCTCGGGTGTGCTGGAGGCGCTGGCCTACTCGCACCAGCACGGCATCGTGCACCGCGACATCAAGCCGGCGAACGTGATCATCACGCAGACCGGTGCCGTGAAGGTGATGGACTTCGGCATCGCGCGCGCCCTGCACGGCGCGCAGTCGACGATGACCCAGACCGGCATGGTCATGGGCACGCCGCAGTACCTCTCCCCGGAGCAGGCGCTCGGCAAGGCCGTCGACCACCGCTCGGACCTGTACGCGACCGGCTGCCTGCTCTACGAACTTCTCGCGCTGCGGCCCCCGTTCACCGGTGAGACGCCGCTGTCGGTGGTCTACCAGCACGTCCAGGACATCCCGGTGCCTCCGTCCGAGGTCGCGGCGGCGGCGCCGCCGGAGCTCGACGGGCTGGTCATGCGCTCGCTCGCGAAGGAGCCGGACGACCGGTTCCAGACCGCCGAGGAGATGCGCGGGCTCGTCCAGTACGGCCTGCAGATGCTGTACGACCAGGGCGGACACACCGGCACCTGGAACACCGGACCGGTCACGGTGCACGAGGGGCTGAACGCCCCGGCGGCGGGCTTCGCGGGCACGACCGCGCTGCCGCACCCGGGTGATTCCGGCACGACGCAGATCCCGGCGCCGATCATCCCGCCGTACGGCGGCGGTGACGACGGCGGCTTCGAGGGGCACGGCAACGGGGGCGGCGGCCGCGGCAAGCTGTGGATCCTCGCGGTGCTCGCGGTGATCGCGATCGCGGCGGGGGTCGCGCTCGCGCTCAACAACACCGGTGGCGGCGGCGGCAGCGGCGGCACCGGTACGACCCAGTCGCCCACGGTCACGCGGTCCGACAAGGGCGACGAGCCCAGCGAGAGCCCGAGCGACGACTCCACCGACACCTCGACGGACAGTTCCACGGACAACGGCACGGGCTCGGACTCCGGTTCGGACTACACGCCGTCGGACACCCCCTCCGAGAGCTACAGCAGCCGGCCCTCGGACGAGCCGTCCGACGAGCCTTCGGACACCCCGACGAAGTCGACGCCCTCGGAACCGTCGAACGAACCGAGCAGCGATGCGCCGGCGTCTCCGGACCCCACGGGAGACGGCGGTGGCGACACCCAGGGCAACACCGCGAATCCTTGA
- a CDS encoding phosphotransferase, with protein MPRSSVPIPVIHAPPLGALLRQYAAGSALTCDPVEQGLLNRGYRLRTTHGRYFLKHHFDPETADPAAIARQHRATQRLADLGVPVAPPLAGTDGRTVAVVGGHAYALHPWIDGGHRHGGQLTTAQCARLGALLGVVHASLERVMERVMATQGRSAAKPPTDAGPYRAPEGTPDEAAGTPEGTPDRGQEAPDGAQVTPEGAGDAGPTGDTGNAGGTGNTEARAHEGTDPARGADPADTFALIDRLLARVRSHRPPDAFDELARHRLLERRALLEKHADRRPPQGGSVGWVHGDFHPFNLLYRDGEPAAIVDWDRLGVHPRAEEAVRAAMIFFVRPVGALDLAKVRAYARAYRRAAGAGAAELAAAVHRVWWERLNDFWMLRWHYERGDTRADPQFPAASALAVWWTREYDAVCEAFTG; from the coding sequence GTGCCGCGCTCATCCGTACCCATTCCTGTGATTCACGCGCCCCCTCTGGGCGCCCTCCTCCGCCAGTACGCCGCCGGGTCCGCGCTGACCTGCGACCCCGTCGAACAGGGGCTGCTCAACCGCGGCTACCGGCTGCGCACCACACACGGCCGCTATTTCCTCAAGCACCATTTCGACCCCGAGACGGCCGACCCCGCCGCGATCGCCCGCCAGCACCGGGCGACCCAGCGTCTCGCGGATCTCGGCGTTCCCGTCGCCCCGCCGCTGGCCGGCACCGACGGGCGCACGGTCGCCGTCGTCGGGGGCCACGCGTACGCGCTGCATCCCTGGATCGACGGTGGGCACCGGCACGGCGGTCAGCTCACCACGGCGCAGTGCGCCCGGCTGGGGGCCCTCCTCGGGGTCGTCCACGCGAGTCTGGAACGGGTGATGGAGCGGGTGATGGCCACCCAGGGACGCTCCGCCGCGAAACCGCCCACCGACGCCGGGCCGTATCGGGCCCCGGAGGGGACGCCGGACGAGGCGGCCGGGACGCCGGAGGGGACGCCGGACAGGGGCCAGGAGGCGCCCGACGGGGCCCAGGTGACGCCGGAGGGCGCGGGGGACGCCGGTCCGACCGGGGACACCGGAAACGCCGGCGGCACCGGGAACACCGAGGCACGCGCCCATGAGGGCACCGACCCGGCCCGGGGTGCCGATCCCGCCGACACCTTCGCGCTCATCGACCGCCTGCTCGCCAGGGTGCGCAGCCACCGGCCGCCCGACGCCTTCGACGAACTGGCGCGGCACCGGCTCCTGGAACGGCGCGCCCTCCTGGAGAAGCACGCGGACCGGCGGCCTCCGCAGGGCGGTTCGGTGGGCTGGGTGCACGGCGACTTCCACCCGTTCAACCTGCTCTACCGCGACGGCGAACCGGCCGCGATCGTCGACTGGGACCGGCTGGGCGTCCACCCCCGCGCCGAGGAGGCCGTACGCGCCGCGATGATCTTCTTCGTGCGGCCCGTCGGCGCGCTCGACCTGGCCAAGGTGCGGGCCTACGCGCGCGCGTACCGGCGCGCGGCGGGTGCGGGGGCCGCCGAACTGGCGGCCGCCGTGCACCGCGTGTGGTGGGAACGTCTCAACGACTTCTGGATGCTGCGCTGGCACTACGAGCGCGGCGACACCCGTGCCGACCCCCAGTTCCCGGCGGCCTCGGCGCTGGCGGTGTGGTGGACACGGGAGTACGACGCGGTGTGCGAGGCGTTCACGGGCTGA
- a CDS encoding pyridoxamine 5'-phosphate oxidase family protein, protein MPTDEQLAVDLMGRTDHGRVAASRHALPLLAAARHIVVEGRVLLRMHRGCGSHQACVGGVIAYGTDNLSSARPGESLWSVQIVGRCEAVEPTAAERERFGPAPRLVDGERFDPVYLGVTPQFCTVHSTDDGLERQFQHIL, encoded by the coding sequence ATGCCCACCGACGAACAGCTCGCCGTGGACCTGATGGGCCGCACCGATCACGGTCGGGTGGCCGCCAGTCGGCACGCGCTGCCCCTGCTCGCGGCGGCCCGCCACATCGTGGTGGAGGGGCGCGTGCTGTTGCGTATGCACCGGGGCTGCGGAAGCCACCAGGCCTGCGTCGGCGGCGTCATCGCGTACGGCACCGACAACCTGAGTTCCGCGCGGCCGGGCGAGAGCCTGTGGTCCGTGCAGATCGTGGGCCGGTGCGAGGCGGTCGAGCCGACCGCGGCGGAGCGGGAGCGTTTCGGCCCCGCCCCGCGGCTCGTGGACGGCGAACGGTTCGACCCGGTCTATCTGGGCGTCACCCCCCAGTTCTGCACCGTGCACTCCACGGACGATGGTCTGGAACGGCAGTTCCAGCACATCCTGTGA
- a CDS encoding response regulator transcription factor, translating to MPENGKITVFLVDDHEVVRRGVHELLSVEDGIEVVGEAGTAADALVRIPATHPDVAVLDVRLPDGSGVEVCREIRSGNEAIKCLMLTSYADDEALFEAIMAGASGYVLKAIRGGELLAAVRDVAAGKSLLDPEATARVLERLRDGGPRGDDRLAHLTEQERRILDLIGEGLTNRAIGERLHLAEKTIKNYVSSLLSKLGMERRSQAAAYVARIQAEKQRR from the coding sequence GTGCCCGAAAACGGAAAAATTACCGTATTTCTCGTCGATGACCACGAGGTGGTGCGGCGCGGGGTCCACGAGTTGCTCTCCGTGGAGGACGGCATCGAAGTGGTCGGCGAGGCCGGGACGGCAGCCGACGCGCTGGTACGGATTCCCGCCACACACCCGGACGTCGCGGTGCTCGACGTACGGCTCCCGGACGGCAGCGGTGTGGAGGTCTGCCGCGAGATCCGGTCCGGCAACGAGGCCATCAAATGCCTGATGCTGACCTCCTACGCCGATGACGAGGCACTTTTCGAAGCGATCATGGCGGGCGCGTCGGGTTATGTACTGAAGGCGATCCGCGGCGGCGAACTGCTGGCGGCCGTGCGCGATGTCGCGGCCGGGAAGTCCCTGCTCGACCCGGAGGCCACGGCCCGGGTCCTGGAGCGGCTGCGCGACGGCGGCCCCCGCGGCGACGACCGGCTCGCGCACCTCACCGAGCAGGAGCGCAGGATCCTCGACCTGATCGGCGAGGGGCTGACCAACCGCGCCATAGGCGAGCGGCTGCATCTCGCCGAGAAGACGATCAAGAACTATGTGTCGAGCCTGCTGTCCAAGCTGGGCATGGAGCGGCGTTCCCAGGCGGCCGCGTACGTGGCACGCATCCAGGCGGAGAAGCAGCGCCGCTGA